Below is a genomic region from Rosa chinensis cultivar Old Blush chromosome 5, RchiOBHm-V2, whole genome shotgun sequence.
GATATCTGACCCTTCAAGGAACGGCTCAAGATGGCCGATGTTCCATTTTCTGTCCTCATCAATGATCTCTGAAACCAAGAGTGGAGTGAATCTATTGGATGTGATCGTGGGTTTGATCAAACCCCTATTTTTGTTTGGAACCCATCGGTCACTCCAGACATCAATTGCTCTACCACTTCTGACCTGCCATAAAGCGTTTTCTTTTATGGTGTCTCTCCCTGCCAGCAGACTTTTCCAAATCTAGGACAATCTAGCACCCTTTTTAGCCTTCAAGAAAGTGGTGTTGTCAAAATATCTGGCCTTCAAAACCTTATTCCATAGTGAGTCCGGGTTTTGATCAACCGCCAGCATTGCTTTTCCAAGAGAGCCTTATTATACGTCAGCAGCTCTTTAAAGCCTACACGTCCCTCCGACTTGCTTTTGCAAAGAGAGTCCCATGCTTTCCATTGGATTTTCCCTTTGTTACCATTTGATCTCCACCAAAAGTTAGCGATATCAGAATTTATCACCTTGCAAAGAGTACTAGGCATCAGGAAAACGGACATCAAGTATGCTGGGACGGCCATTGCCACTGCTTTAATTAAGATTTCCCTGCCAGCTTGGGATAATACGTCAGCTTTCCATCCATCCAACTTCTGCTTGATTCTATCCCTGATATAGATCAATGCCTTCTTTTTGGAATTTCCCCAGTGGGTTGGCAGACCAAGGTATATACCAGCTGGCTCCTTCGAAATATGTATGTTGAGCACGACTGCAATATTAGATTGAGTTTCTGGAGGAGTATTAGCAGAGAAGAAAATTGAGGATTTTTCATAGTTGACCGACTGTCCCGAGGCTACACAATAGGTATCAATGATTGAACACAAGGTTTGGCAGTTTGCCGTGGTGGCCTTCATGAAAAATAGTGCGTCATCCGCGAAGAATAAATGGGATAAGCCTGGGTAGTTTCTACTGAGTTTTAGACCTTGAAGAGCATTGGAGGATAAAGCAGCATATAGGTTTCTAGAAAGAACCTCCCTAATTAAAAGGAACAAATAAAGGGACAGGGGGTCCCCTTGTCTAATGCCCCTTAAAGGGTGAAACTTTTTGCCTTGTTTTCCATTAAtcaacagagagaaagagacaaTCGTCAACACACTCATTACCAAACTCACCCATTTAGAGTCAAAACCAAATTTCAGAAGTGCTGACTCCAAGAAGTCCCATTCCACCCTATCGTAGGCTTTGTTCATATCCAATTTCAAGGCAAGCTCATGATCAGATTTTGAATTCTTCAACTGCAAATAGTGGTATGCTTCATGAGCAAGGATGAGATTATCTTGAATCTGTCTGCCCGGGACGAAGAAATTTTGGTGTTCCAAGATAATTAGGGGGAAAATTGGCTTGATTCTGTTTGCAGGAAGCTTAGATGGGATTTTCATAGAGTTGTTGCAGAGACTAATGGGTCTAAACTGGTTTACAGATTCAGGAAAGGGAACTTTCAGGATCAAAACAATGTTTGTTTGATTTAGAGTGTGAACAGAACATTCCCGATTGTAGAAACCGGAAACAGCTTGGTTTAAGTTATCTCGGAAAATCTCCCAGAATCTGCTATAGAAGAGGCCAGGGAAGTCATCCAGACCAGGTGCCTTGAAATTTCCAAGTTGTTTAGTAGCAGTATGAATCTCCTCTAAAGAGAAGGGTCTGGTAAGGCTTGAGTTTGGTCCACAGTATCAAGAGTATTTCCCCAATTCCTTGGGCCGGAGGAAGAGTAAAGATTTCCGAAGAAACTAGTAAGAGCCTCACGGATTTGACCCTCCTCCGAAATCCACTTATCAGAGTCAATACACAGACTACTGATCCTGTTTCTTTGTCTTCTGTGAAGAGTGGATAAATGAAAGAACCTTGTGTTTCGATCTCCTTCCAAAAGCCAATAGATCCTTGACCTCTGTCTCCAAAAACTCTCTTCCAGTTTCCAAGTTGCCTCAAATTTAGCCACATTTTGGAATTTTTGtcggcatgcttaagggtcatggagacaCGTTAAGGTGCGGCAATAGTATGTAAGCATAGTAGGTGTGCTACTAAAATTGATACATATTGTAAGCATGCTTTAAAAGTTATTAAAAGCATGTAAAGGCATGGTCATAGCTCTAATTATGAGAGCGTGTATTGAGATATAGCTACTTaccttatgccgatttggagtgacTTGGAGTTTGGCATTGATATAAGTACCCAAattatgttggagttgtccaagcatgacgctccattgttCCGGCAAAGTACCATTGTAGAAGGCTCGTTAATTGAAGCGGTTGTCGGTGATTGTGTCTCCTTAACAGAAGGTAAATGATTAGCAATTTGGAAATATTAGATTTGACTAAATATGTGCTTTATGTAATCATATTTGAAGCATAGTGTAGCCGTTACTACATGACATTAGTTGGCAACTAAGTGTTTGAATATCATGTGCCGATGCAAATGTTAATTCCATTTGCATGGTGAAATGCACGTAGGACGAATATGTAATATGCATGTGTGATTGACCATGCAATTGCAACTTTGAATTCTCAGCAATTATCAATGACAGATAAGAAGCTAAACACATATTGTGTATGGAATTAAAGCTTAATTGCTACCATAAATGGAGTAAGAAACTAGCAGAAGTACCATGAATGGTGACAAGCCTAGCTTGTGGGTGATGGAACCATTTGGCAAACATATGTGGCGGTGATTATATTATAGATGTGTCATGTGCGTAGAGCATGCGGACTATAAAGCAACGACATAACACATTGTGCGTGGGTAAAGTGGCAGGTGTATGTGTCGTGCAATTGATGGGTGGCCTTAGGCTGTGTTTGTTTCGCGAAATCTGGGCATTAGAAAAGGCAAGTGTTTCCTTTCttgtgttttcctttgtttgggatggccaagaaagagaaaatgattcccaaaagaaaggaaaaagaggaggAAACTGGTTCCCCCCAACCCACCTCAGGAAACTGGTTCCCCCCCACGGCCCCACCCACTTGCAAAATTATATGACTAAATTGTCCCTGCTCAAAATCATTATTTgcttaggggtcatcatgggccgggttagggccggccctaccctaaattttagggcttagggtcgggtcgggccaggcctagtcaaagtcaacaaaatttagggccgggtagggtcgggccagggcttaaatatgctaacccttacccgcccgaaaagcccgatccgttagggccgggtcgggccagccctcaaatagggccaaatagggccgaaatgggcaaaaaaaaaggccttattttgtttaacaaaaaaaaaacattatttttttcttctcaaaatatggcttaatggtatatattggtaataaaagactcattgttttttattgaacatatttaatacacacacacacttgtaacttataacatttattaatattagttaaggtggttatatttaattaactatctatataaatctctcaatattaattgttgtgtaacaaagaaaatagaaattaaagaaaacaaaacttatgaaatcaattacaaagagatcaggagttcgagccccatcaagggtgggaatggggtggggtttaaaaaaaaaaaaaatgacaaagaaatagataaattgcatactatagaaaaaagagaaacataattaaaaaatagaaaaaataaaaaaaatttagggcttattcgggcgggccaaaaatttcgaaatggaaattaatcaatctgacaatggtcatatgcatatacaacagtagtaggtattgtgtaaaaaaattatgtcgatCTGCATTAAATAAGGCAccaaacggagcggtcaacactTTGTATAAGCAAACTTCCGTAAGGGGAGCGACACCTTTTGAGGACAAACATCCCCATATTTTGACAGCAGGTGATAGACCCCctccccatgagagtgtgggagctagatcaaaaaaaaaaaaaattgcaaattcttggttatgagcatatttgtGTTAGGTTTTATTTAGGGTATGGAGTTGACCGGGTCGATAGAGACCCAACCGAAGGTGGAAGTGACTGAAATTTttaccactaccatatattcatatacgAACGACATCCAACGGTGCatttaaaaaaattccatttcgtcccccatgtTGCTCATGGAggataacaagcctaataaacgagttatactacattaataggcatataaggattatatgtgatccaaaaattctgaaatggaaatcgaccaatctgaaaattctcatatgtttatacaacattgataggtattgtgtaaaaaaattaggccgatctgccATGAATAAGGCGCCCAATGTAGCGGTCaatgctttgcacaagcaaacttccctaaggggagcggcaccatgcgcggacaaacgttgcagaattttgacatccgtaagtagaccccctacccatgagagtgtgggagctgaaagatcgaaaaaagtgaattgccaaggaccggttaagagcatatttgttttatgttctatttagggtattgagttgaccgggtagatcgaggtccaaccgaatgcggaaattgttgaaatttctaccactaacatatattcatatgcaaacaacatccagcggttcattttaaaaaattccatttcgtcccctattttgctcatggaggggaacaagcctaataaactagttatactacattacaagacatataaggattatgtgcgatccaaaaattttgaaatgaaaatcgatcaatcggaaaattcttatatgtttatacaatagtgataggtattgtgtaaataaattaggctgatccgccgtgaataaggcacctaacggagcggtcaacgctttgcacaagcaaacttccctaaggggagcggcaccatgcgcggacaaacgttgcggaattttaacatccataagtagaccccctacccatgagagtgtgggagctgaaagatcgaaaaaagtgaattgccaaggaccggttaagagcatatttgttttatgttctatttagggtattgagttcaccgggtagatcgaggtccaaacgaaggcggaaattgttgaaatttctaccactaacatatattcatatgcaaataacatccagcggtgcattttaaaaaattccattttgtccctcattttgctcattaagaagttaacattacattggtaaaatggtttcaactcgaccaattgattatttttagttatgttgattacttgatttatttcaaaattggtattacatgaatatattgtccaatttgaaataatagctttgtaattattacagttaattagttaacagtaattattggtaaatattaaaatacccataagattatattaaaacggcggcgtttttgccgaattaacggttaattctttaaaaaaaattattttttttcttctcaaaatatggctcaatttaaaagactcatttcctaatatggcagattgaaataattttctacacttccatagttttatacatataacacatgtaatagaaaataacaaaaataaaatataaattttagggccgggccgggcctagcccttacgggctcaatcgggccgggctgtagggtagggccgggctttatttgtgtgacccataccctaccctaaataaaaaagggtcgggccggcccgccctaatggaagggctGGGCCGGCCGGGCttagggcgggcttagggcccaagggccatatgatgaggcctatttGCTAATATAACCAACTGGACTTGTTGTTTGTATGATTTTTGCACTACTCCTGCAATGGAAACTAAAATGTGTATTATTCATTTCTACTACATTCCTAGTCTTTCCAAACACTGGAAAGGAAAATTGCTGGGCATTGCAATTTCCCATGCCTATGGAAAGAGCAAGGAAttaatttcctttcctttcctttgcgCGAACCAAACGCGGCCTTAGATTATAATTTATAAGCCATGCTTTTGTGTTGCCATGTGAATTATGCCTGTTATGCTCTCgaaaatatgtagtcattgtGATTTCAAGTGGATAACTTCCAGTGTGAATGGTTATAGTAATTGACATGTCAGTACATGTACATTGGAAATATAAGCAAGATTATTGTAAAGGTGTGATTGTGTGAACCTAGAATAATGAGTGTGTTATGTAAGCTAGTATAAAGTCATTAATTAGACAaagatatatttatatatgtacaTCAGTTTAAAATTTGGACCCAGCCAAATATGCTTAGTTGACTTCCCCAGCTAGCTCATTTGTGGGCATGTGCTATTAATCAAATTGGAtcacaactatatatatatatatatagccattctcaggtgcggacgtccgtacctaagcaaaaggtacggatttccattttTCCCCCTTTTCCGATCACACATTtagatcttaaccgttcagtttttaggtcataatgtatagatcatctctgcaaaatttcagccaaattggtgattgttaaggcattcaaaactgcaatttacaacactGAATACGAACAGTTCAGAATCTGTTGAACTGGAACCATTcgtattcattgttgtaaattgcagttttgaatgccttaacgatcaccaatttggctgaaattttgcagagataatctatacattaggacctaaaaactgaaccgTTAAAATCTAAATGTGTGATcggaagggggggggggaataaagAAGTTCCAACACTTAACTATTCATTTGATATTTAGCTCAACACTAGATATGTATGTCTCCATAACTGATGTAAACGGCGCATGAGGCCAACATAAACATAAATATATGTGAAGTGAATGTGCAGACAGGTGTCCCATGATGACAGCATGGTTAGGCTTTTGTTCAGAAAGAATGAGGGGTCTCGGGTGCCTTTGTGGGTGATGGGCTAGGAGTGAGTAGGGTATGGGCCTATTGGAGTGTCTAGGCTGGTTTGGGCTTGGGGAAATGATTTTCTTTGTCCATTCCACATGCGTTTTTGTAGTTGTGACAGCAAGTTTCAACCAATTTGGACTGGGATAGGGGTTTACCTTTATAGATGAGGGTGCATGTGGGGCAGGAGGCAAAGAGGAGTCTGGGCCTTGGAGTACCACGAGGGAATCTTGAGAGTTTGATAATTCACGCATTGAAAGCTGTTAAGTGCAATGTGATTATTATGGCCACATATTTGACAGCGAACACTTGGACCACCTGAGTTAATAGAGGTATGTGGTGTCTGGGATGGTGGTCTGAAAAATGAGTGTGAAAGGGTGTTGGGGTTGCTGGTAAATCTGATGCCAAGACGGAAGGGAAAGTTTCTAGAGAGAGAGGGTCCTCCTTCTCTCTATAAATTTTCTCAAATCAGccatcattttgagagtctcaCCATTACCTCCgtttccaccaccaccaccaccaccaccaccttttACCTCCATCTCCACTTCATCCACCCAGCCCTTTTCTTGACCAGATCTGCCCTTTTCCTTCATTTTCctcctctttctcttccctCTACTCCCTTCAAGATCTCCATCTACCCATCACCTGCTGCTGCTATCATGAGCGTTACCATGACTGGGTGAGCTCTCACTCTCATAAACCCCATCACCTCTCCACCTCTTCACTCCATCATCACAACCCAAATCCTATATCTCATAAACTTTTCATCAATTTTTTAGCACAGATTTTCCTCCTCATTTGTTATTGTTCTTGTTTGACAGGTATGACAAATTTGGCTTTCAGATCTGCTCCATGCTCCACCACCTCTAAACAAACTTTCACCCGTTCGCGAATTTTTGTTATATCAACAGAGGGTGTCCAGATTACCTCGGTAATCACTCCCTCTTCGGTTACTTGGTTTATATTTGGCGTTCTTGAACCCGGCGTGTGTCACAACTGGTGGAGAAGGTGGTATGATCTGATGCTGCGACGGCGAATTCACGTCAAGCAACAACTGGAATATTGCGGCAGGAAGACTTTGTAGCTGATGAAGATGTGGTGGCTGCTAGAAATGTtagggtttctttcttttatctttGGGCTTCTGACTTGTAATTTGGCCACACCCACTAtgggttttattttgtttatgctGGGCCTAAGTGCCTCTATTGCTGGGCCTATGTGCCTGTTGTTGCTGGGGTCTATGTGCCTCTTTTTGCTGGGGTTTTTGTATCTCTTGTATTTGGATGTACCATTTGGGCCTATGTGCCTCTTGTTCCATaaatgatcactcaactataactcattcgacactttggtcactgaagtttcaaatatatcactttggtcactcaactattacactgtcaatcacttaagtcatccaaagagtattttttataattttttttaatgaaaaaattaacaaagtgacttgagtgattgacagtgtaatagttgagtgaccaaagtgatatatttgaaacttcagtgaccaaagtgtcgaatgagtcatagttgagtgaccatttgtgaaatttttcccATCTAATACATATCTttcattgacaaaaaaaaaaaaaaaaaagggttgttGGGGTTGCATGAAGTGCGCCCTGAAGATTTGAGTGTGGTAGTGGACCTCTGGGTCGAAAGGAAGTATTATTATTGGGCCGGGTCAGGTGTTGGTGTTGAGTAAAAGTGGCAAAGGCTTGAGATGGGGATTGGGTGATTCTTCAGGTAAAATTTGGTCGGCTCTGACTCTAATTGAGGTTGGAAATGCATCATAATCTGGTGGGAGACCATGGAGAGTGAGTCACGAGGCTCGCATCGGCAAAGGGCTTCATCAGCATGAGTAAGAGCATCAGAgatctcttttaatttttgGGTGTATGCCTGCATACTCGTTACCTTTCTAGAGGGTTTGAAGATGACGACGGCGCTGTAAGACAAGAGAGCAAGTTGTGGCTGCAAGTCGTCGCTCAAGGGTCACCCATAGAGAGTGAGCCGTCGTTGTGCCCATCTGGAATGGAAGAACAGCACCAGAGAGGGTAGCAGTCAGCCATATTCGACGGTCTCGCTTCAACCACTGTATGTGTAGGATTAATTTCTATTGAATCTGATAGAAAATGGGAAGGCAAGGTTCTGTGCCATTAGTAAGGCCAAACATATTGTATTGCTGTAGGATGGGAATGAGAAGAGATATCCATAGCACATAATTGCTGGTGTCAGTTTGATAGGCACAAGAGAGGAAATCTGTTGAGGAGTAACAGTTGGATTAAGAAGTTGGGCAGTGACCTCAGGGGAATCTTGAAAAACTGGTCGTGGGGTGTTGTTCACGTCTGGAGGCGTATTTGGTAGAGTTGGCTGTGAATTTGTTGCATCAACAATATTGATGGTGAAGGAATGAAAGATGGGTGTACTGGTGTGAGAAAGAAAGTGTGTTGAGTattgcaaaaagaagaagaggtaaggTGTTTAAGAAGAGAAAAAGGGGAATATTGAGCTTGaagtagaaataaaaaaattgaggaTTGGAGTAGAATAAAGATTAATGGGTGAATGAACCTGACCGCAAAAACTGAGAATCAGGCCGTTAGGCATTGGCTCTTGATACCATGATAGAAATGCATAAATAAACAGAGTAAAAGGATGATTAAATGACTAAAATTTGTTTGAGAACTTTGTGTTTCATTCAATGCTTGAACTTTACAATCTGGTGTCTATTTAAGTATTTATACAAGCTAGCTAGAGTGCCTTGTGAAGATTGTAATGATCATATTGCTATTTATCTGTGTAATGATCAAATCGCAAGTAACAGCTCCTCTCTGCCCTAATAACTGTGGATCAACAAACAAACCAAAGCAGTACTCTTCGCTCTGAGAGAGATCCAAAAGCGTTTTGGGGGAAAATCAAATATTGAGAAGGATCGGTTTACTGTTTTGGGGCTCTGATGAAACGCATATGGTGTAGAAGGGTCGGTTCATTGTTTTGGGGCTCTGATGATGTTGAGACGCATATAGTGAGATATTTTCTGTTTTAGAGGATTGATGTCTATCTCTTTGGGGGGCAAATCCGGAAAATTACTGTATTACTATTCATTCAACAGTGACAGAAACATTTTacttattatatatgtataattagtACTATGGCAACACACAGGTCTCTGCTACATCTGTTGCACCATGGAAATGTGTCTCTTGGCTTTGTTTTGCAGAGTTGTATTTGTCTTTGAGCTCCATTTCAGTTGTGCAGGGAATCCTAATCCTGAGCTTGTCTTATTGAGCATGTTTCGGTTTTAATTGTTTGTGACACTTTAGCAGCTGACTGGTTTGGTAATTCATCTTCTACTCTGTTCAGGTCAGTGATGATGTGTGAGTTATGCTGTTAACAATCTCAACCTTATCTCCATTGCTGATCCAATTTCCAGTTTGGCTGCTACCTTTACTCTCTCTGTTGGTTCTTCTTGCTCCGGACATACGTGTTACTGAGGAATTGGGATTTTTCAATTCCGCGATAACACGGCAGGTTGATTATCTCTCcacagaaggagaagaagaaacttGGAAGACCTTAAGGGTCCAAGAATAAGAGAAACTCCGTGCTGAAGCAGTGGATGAGAAGCTGCGCTGGATTTTCTTTGCAAATTGACTACacataacatttttttttgggaaaagatAATTTTATTACTTGAGATAAAAGATTACAACCATGGAATGATTCACCATAGCCTCAGATCCTCCAAACAACGAAGACTGAAGTTTATTCATATCCCTAAAAACAGTAACGGTTACAGGCATAACGCGAACGATAACTGACATGAGCCAAGGAGGCCCGGTTACACATAACACaactagttgacacatatgaCCACGCTTTATTTCCAAGAGAAGCAAATACAAATATTGGTCACCAGATTGAAACACTTTCAAAAGAAACAACGGTGAGAACTTATGTGATCACATGCAGGAAACAATTCATAATAGAAGCCTATTGTGATTGCGGTTTGTGGTAAGACGCAATGGAAATTATGGTTTGAATTAAGGTCAAAAATGTCACGAAGAAGACGCCAACACTAAGATTCACAAAATCTAATGGATTCTTGAAATAATCGTTGATTAATATCGCCCTCCATACGTTCCACCTAACTGCAGTAAATCGATTCACATTCTCATAGAGTGTGGTGTACGGGGAACTGCATATTTGGAGGTCAGCGCGCAGACTGATCAAGGAGGCTATACCCTCCTCGCTTGAGAAGCCTTGTATAATTCCTCGATTCAGGAGAATCTGTGCATCTCTCTCTTCCCTAATGAGGTCACCTAACAACGAAACATAAGAGGTGATTACACCTGTAATTGGTGCACACTGTTCATATGCGATGAGGTTTCTAAGGAAGGATACTTCGTACTTCTGAACTCGTATGGGCGGAATTTTCAGAATCCCATTGCAGAAAACTATGTTGAGCATGCTATTACGAGGCCCATGCGCAAACCTTACTCCAGCATTGAAAAGTCTTTCAGCAGAGGGAATTGAGTTCGAACTCAAGTCCTTAAACTCAGACATTTTGGTTTCAAATGAGTCAAGAAAGCAATTTCTGAAGAAGTCCAGTACAtgtttattttcaatttctccaTTGGCTTGTGGAGACAATCCAAATGTGTAGCCCTTGAAGTACTCGAGAATAAGGTCATGAAGATGGTGTTTACCTGTTTCCCACGTAAGCTCAAATAAACGGCTGAGAACTTTCCAAGGAAGCTGGTTCGAGAGTAGAATTAAGTCATTTATAAGAGCCGTGCGCATCCATGACCTACAGAACACAGGATCATTCTCCTCTTTGGGCACCTCTCCTGAAAACTTTCGAAACAGCTCAATGATAAAGCAAGCATCAACCACCATCATTTCCACAAACTTATCACTACTCGCTTCAATCTCTCCATCATAGCAATCACCACAATCTACTTCCATACTCCGGATTTCTCTGACAAAGTTCTCCAAGGTGGTCTCTGGAGTCGGCTTTCGAACAAGGAGAGAACGCAGATATCGCAGTTTGATTTTTTCCATGGCTTGCAGGTTCACTTTTTCATGGTGAAATGGCCCAATTGAAACCAGATCCGGAGTACCGAAATCCTTATTTTCAACCTGACTTCGCAGCACACTAGGGATCTTAAATATGCAACTAGGAACTGGTAATGGAGACAGCAGGCTCAACTTATCTCTAATCTGGGATGCC
It encodes:
- the LOC112168479 gene encoding UPF0481 protein At3g47200, encoding MTESSVNDHVLIEIRDGGGYVNVNKQTPSGNSMGDKLLASQIRDKLSLLSPLPVPSCIFKIPSVLRSQVENKDFGTPDLVSIGPFHHEKVNLQAMEKIKLRYLRSLLVRKPTPETTLENFVREIRSMEVDCGDCYDGEIEASSDKFVEMMVVDACFIIELFRKFSGEVPKEENDPVFCRSWMRTALINDLILLSNQLPWKVLSRLFELTWETGKHHLHDLILEYFKGYTFGLSPQANGEIENKHVLDFFRNCFLDSFETKMSEFKDLSSNSIPSAERLFNAGVRFAHGPRNSMLNIVFCNGILKIPPIRVQKYEVSFLRNLIAYEQCAPITGVITSYVSLLGDLIREERDAQILLNRGIIQGFSSEEGIASLISLRADLQICSSPYTTLYENVNRFTAVRWNVWRAILINDYFKNPLDFVNLSVGVFFVTFLTLIQTIISIASYHKPQSQ